The proteins below come from a single Zea mays cultivar B73 chromosome 8, Zm-B73-REFERENCE-NAM-5.0, whole genome shotgun sequence genomic window:
- the LOC103635383 gene encoding putative pentatricopeptide repeat-containing protein At3g47840, whose product MLRHLVRTGQLADARSLFDAMPRRDEVAYATLLSGYAAAADFPGAMALFSRFRASSSQPHDAADPFILSPVLKACASAAASAGLLPLPHAAAAAALHAFAVRSSSLPSVFVSTALADAYAKAGRLDLALQVLDEMPSRNVVSWTTLVASLARAGRRHDALRRFAEMRASGVACDSHACSAALTACADAGLLPRGREVHALCAKLGLDAVPFVANALAALYARCGDVDRALAAVGRMGSHDVAVCTTLIASYVQTGRTEEAIEAFVRMLRDESSNSASPNEYTFSAVIAACPNMDRAYLGEQLHAQAARRGLSHARSVANSLVKLYSRRGHLSAADAIFRESVVKDVVSWSTIISGYTQEGLAEESFALFSEMRHHSSCPRPNEFTLASLFSVCASAASLDTGRQLHALAVAAGLEHHAMVRSALVNMYGKGGSMSDANVVFSNRTKDDVISWTAMIVGHAEHGHSKEAFELFEEMCRIGLKPDHVTFIGVLTACSHAGELELGLRYLNAMNKSYGLEPEKEHYGCVVDLLARAGRIHEAEELIGRIAAEERDGVVWTSLLRACAARGAEETGKIAAERMMEAEPWGSGAHVVMANLYASKGLWCEAAQERHLMKQKGVLKGAGWSSVEVGGDDRGVGVFVSGDRTNPQDSAIYMMLELMYYGAGMVRQIPDQLDLGSEGELTVY is encoded by the coding sequence ATGCTGAGGCACTTGGTCCGGACGGGCCAGCTCGCCGACGCGAGGAGCCTATTCGACGCGATGCCGCGCCGCGACGAGGTCGCCTACGCGACTCTTCTCTCGGGCTATGCCGCGGCAGCTGACTTCCCGGGCGCTATGGCGCTCTTCTCCCGCTTCCGCGCCTCCTCCTCCCAGCCACACGACGCCGCGGATCCGTTCATCCTCAGCCCCGTCCTCAAGGCGTGCGCTTCCGCTGCCGCCAGCGCAGGGCTCCTCCCCCTCCCTCACGCCGCCGCGGCGGCCGCTCTGCACGCGTTCGCCGTCCGCTCCTCCTCCCTGCCGTCCGTGTTCGTCTCCACGGCGCTCGCGGACGCCTACGCCAAGGCCGGCCGCCTCGACCTGGCGCTGCAGGTGCTCGACGAAATGCCCAGCAGGAACGTGGTCTCGTGGACCACGCTCGTCGCCTCGCTGGCGCGTGCTGGCCGGCGGCACGACGCGCTCCGCCGCTTCGCCGAGATGCGGGCCTCCGGCGTGGCCTGCGACTCCCACGCCTGCTCGGCGGCTCTCACGGCGTGCGCCGACGCGGGGCTGCTGCCACGCGGCCGCGAGGTGCACGCGCTCTGCGCCAAGCTCGGCCTCGACGCCGTGCCCTTCGTCGCCAACGCGCTCGCGGCGCTGTACGCGCGGTGCGGCGATGTCGACCGCGCGCTGGCCGCGGTCGGCCGCATGGGCTCGCACGACGTTGCCGTGTGCACAACGCTGATCGCATCCTACGTCCAGACCGGCCGCACGGAGGAAGCCATCGAGGCGTTTGTGAGAATGCTTCGCGATGAGTCGTCAAATTCTGCTTCACCAAATGAGTATACGTTCTCTGCCGTAATTGCCGCGTGTCCAAATATGGATCGTGCATATCTTGGAGAGCAGTTACATGCACAAGCTGCACGGAGAGGGCTATCTCATGCCCGCTCTGTGGCCAATTCCCTTGTCAAACTCTATTCCCGCCGTGGCCATCTTTCAGCTGCTGATGCTATCTTCCGGGAGAGTGTCGTCAAGGATGTTGTCTCCTGGAGCACAATTATATCAGGATACACACAAGAAGGCCTCGCCGAGGAGTCTTTTGCCTTGTTCTCAGAAATGCGGCATCACAGTAGCTGCCCTCGGCCGAATGAGTTTACTCTTGCCAGTCTCTTCAGTGTGTGTGCAAGTGCTGCGTCGCTGGATACTGGACGCCAGCTGCATGCACTCGCTGTTGCTGCTGGGCTTGAACACCATGCAATGGTCAGGAGTGCGCTTGTTAACATGTATGGAAAGGGTGGTAGCATGTCAGATGCTAATGTCGTATTTTCCAATCGCACTAAAGATGATGTGATTTCATGGACTGCGATGATCGTTGGGCATGCTGAGCATGGTCACAGCAAAGAGGCTTTTGAACTGTTTGAGGAAATGTGCCGTATCGGGCTAAAGCCAGACCATGTTACGTTCATTGGTGTACTCACTGCTTGCTCTCACGCGGGGGAACTTGAGCTCGGATTGAGATACCTCAATGCAATGAACAAAAGCTATGGGCTGGAGCCTGAAAAGGAGCACTACGGTTGTGTTGTTGATTTGTTAGCCAGAGCTGGTAGAATACATGAGGCTGAGGAGTTGATTGGAAGAATTGCTGCTGAGGAAAGAGATGGTGTGGTTTGGACATCCTTGCTTAGGGCATGTGCTGCTCGAGGGGCAGAGGAAACTGGAAAGATAGCTGCAGAGAGGATGATGGAGGCAGAGCCATGGGGTTCAGGAGCACATGTGGTGATGGCCAACCTCTATGCAAGCAAGGGGCTGTGGTGTGAGGCAGCACAGGAACGCCATTTGATGAAGCAGAAAGGTGTTCTAAAAGGTGCAGGGTGGTCATCAGTCGAAGTTGGAGGGGACGACAGGGGGGTTGGAGTGTTTGTTTCAGGAGATCGGACAAATCCCCAAGACAGTGCCATCTACATGATGCTTGAGCTGATGTACTATGGAGCCGGAATGGTTCGACAAATCCCTGATCAGTTGGATTTAGGATCTGAAGGGGAGCTAACAGTTTACTAA